In a single window of the Elaeis guineensis isolate ETL-2024a chromosome 6, EG11, whole genome shotgun sequence genome:
- the LOC105046712 gene encoding uncharacterized protein isoform X2 has translation MANLPPTLSISPSFGGSTPSSPAAAVSGGAATQATKDRKMASAEQLVLDLCDPELRENALLDLSKKREIFQDLAPLLWNSYGTIAALLQEIVSIYPALSPPTLSPAASNRVCNALALLQCVASHPDTRILFLNAHIPLYLYPFLNTTNKTRPFEYLRLTSLGVIGALVKVDDTEVIGFLLQTEIIPLCLRTMEMGSELSKTVATFIVQKILLDDIGLQYICATAERFFAVGSVLANMVVSLAEQPSTRLLKHIIRCYLRLSDNPRACGALRTCLPEMLRDGTFNNCLRDDTATRRWLQQLLHNVSGGTLVASLQAGGLDHMMAS, from the exons ATGGCGAACCTGCCCCCTACCCTCTCGATAAGCCCTTCCTTCGGGGGATCCACCCCTTCCTCTCCGGCGGCCGCCGTTAGTGGCGGTGCCGCCACCCAAGCTACCAAGGATCGGAAAATGGCCTCTGCAGAGCAGTTGGTTCTGGATCTCTGTGATCCCGAGCTAAGAGAGAATGCCCTCCTCGATCTCTCCAAG AAGAGAGAGATATTCCAAGACCTAGCACCGCTATTGTGGAATTCATATGGCACAATAGCGGCACTGCTTCAG GAGATAGTTTCAATATACCCTGCTCTTTCGCCCCCAACCCTGTCCCCTGCAGCATCAAACCGAGTTTGCAATGCACTTGCTCTTCTTCAG TGCGTTGCATCACATCCAGATACTAGGATTCTTTTCTTAAATG CTCACATACCTTTGTATCTGTACCCTTTTTTAAATACCACTAATAAAACAAGGCCATTCGAGTATTTGAGACTTACCAGCTTGGGAGTTATTGGTGCGCTTGTGAAG GTTGATGATACCGAGGTTATCGGTTTTCTTCTTCAGACAGAAATAATTCCCCTGTGTCTTCGTACCATGGAGATGGGCAGTGAATTGTCAAAAACA GTGGCCACCTTTattgttcaaaaaattttattggacgaTATTGGACTTCAATATATTTGTGCTACTGCAGAGCGGTTCTTTGCCGTTGGCAGCGTTTTGGCAAATATGGTCGTATCACTCGCCGAGCAACCCTCCACAAGGTTGCTAAAACATATAATACGTTGTTACCTTAGGCTATCAGACAATCCAAG AGCATGTGGAGCTTTGCGGACTTGCCTCCCTGAGATGTTAAGAGATGGAACCTTCAACAATTGCCTTCGG GATGACACCGCTACCCGCAGATGGCTTCAACAGCTGCTACACAATGTGAGTGGAGGAACCTTAGTGGCCTCTCTTCAGGCAGGAGGACTTGATCACATGATGGCAAGCTAG
- the LOC105046712 gene encoding uncharacterized protein isoform X1, giving the protein MANLPPTLSISPSFGGSTPSSPAAAVSGGAATQATKDRKMASAEQLVLDLCDPELRENALLDLSKKREIFQDLAPLLWNSYGTIAALLQEIVSIYPALSPPTLSPAASNRVCNALALLQCVASHPDTRILFLNAHIPLYLYPFLNTTNKTRPFEYLRLTSLGVIGALVKVDDTEVIGFLLQTEIIPLCLRTMEMGSELSKTKKQIWIWICWYPIRIRSDFNSTWMVVATFIVQKILLDDIGLQYICATAERFFAVGSVLANMVVSLAEQPSTRLLKHIIRCYLRLSDNPRACGALRTCLPEMLRDGTFNNCLRDDTATRRWLQQLLHNVSGGTLVASLQAGGLDHMMAS; this is encoded by the exons ATGGCGAACCTGCCCCCTACCCTCTCGATAAGCCCTTCCTTCGGGGGATCCACCCCTTCCTCTCCGGCGGCCGCCGTTAGTGGCGGTGCCGCCACCCAAGCTACCAAGGATCGGAAAATGGCCTCTGCAGAGCAGTTGGTTCTGGATCTCTGTGATCCCGAGCTAAGAGAGAATGCCCTCCTCGATCTCTCCAAG AAGAGAGAGATATTCCAAGACCTAGCACCGCTATTGTGGAATTCATATGGCACAATAGCGGCACTGCTTCAG GAGATAGTTTCAATATACCCTGCTCTTTCGCCCCCAACCCTGTCCCCTGCAGCATCAAACCGAGTTTGCAATGCACTTGCTCTTCTTCAG TGCGTTGCATCACATCCAGATACTAGGATTCTTTTCTTAAATG CTCACATACCTTTGTATCTGTACCCTTTTTTAAATACCACTAATAAAACAAGGCCATTCGAGTATTTGAGACTTACCAGCTTGGGAGTTATTGGTGCGCTTGTGAAG GTTGATGATACCGAGGTTATCGGTTTTCTTCTTCAGACAGAAATAATTCCCCTGTGTCTTCGTACCATGGAGATGGGCAGTGAATTGTCAAAAACA aaaaaacaaatatggatatggatatgctggtATCCGATCCGTATTCGATCCGATTTCAACTCTACTTGGATGGTT GTGGCCACCTTTattgttcaaaaaattttattggacgaTATTGGACTTCAATATATTTGTGCTACTGCAGAGCGGTTCTTTGCCGTTGGCAGCGTTTTGGCAAATATGGTCGTATCACTCGCCGAGCAACCCTCCACAAGGTTGCTAAAACATATAATACGTTGTTACCTTAGGCTATCAGACAATCCAAG AGCATGTGGAGCTTTGCGGACTTGCCTCCCTGAGATGTTAAGAGATGGAACCTTCAACAATTGCCTTCGG GATGACACCGCTACCCGCAGATGGCTTCAACAGCTGCTACACAATGTGAGTGGAGGAACCTTAGTGGCCTCTCTTCAGGCAGGAGGACTTGATCACATGATGGCAAGCTAG